A region from the Triticum urartu cultivar G1812 chromosome 1, Tu2.1, whole genome shotgun sequence genome encodes:
- the LOC125515387 gene encoding subtilisin-like protease, which translates to MAHLTALLLASVLVFVLSATPTLSIITGGGGATARQSTSLNHGAARTYVVLVEPPAHAHHADEAAHRRWHKSFLRPGSRPGRTAGGDAPTIRHSYTGVFSGFAAKLTEDELAAVSRKRGFVRAFPERRVPLMTTRTPGFLGLDAKRGVWNATNYGEGVIVGLLDTGIAASHPSFGDEGMPPPPARWKGKCQAPVRCNNKLVGLVSLMSGNDTTDAVGHGTHTAGTAAGHFVDGVSAFGLGRGTAAGIAPGAHLAMYKVCDGEGCFESDILAGMDAAVKDGVDVLSLSLGGPSIPLDKDLIAIGAFGVMSKGVLVVCAGGNSGPTPSTLSNEAPWILTVGAGSVDRSYRATVRLGDGEAFDGESLTQDKRFSAKAYPLYYPQGTSYCDYFDGVNITGKVVVCDTETPLPPLNSIQAVQAAGGAGVVFINEADFGYTIVVEKYYNLPMSQVTATDGAKIMGYARVGSTAAAHTATILFNSSIVHVKPAPIVAAFSSRGPNAASPGVLKPDIMAPGLNILAAWPSMVPIGGTESYSYNVASGTSMAAPHVTGIVALVKKAHPEWSPSAVKSAIMTTSSTADNAGHPIMDEEHRKASFYSIGAGHVDAAKVVDPGLVYDLDVGDYSAYICGLLGEPAMKTITGNSSLTCAAVGSIPEAQLNYPAILVPLSEKPFKAKRTVTNVGPAMSTYTAHLDVPGWLKVKVEPEALEFTSAMEKKTFTVTVSSRGGDADAGQLAEGSLRWVSEDHVVRSPIIADARVVPT; encoded by the coding sequence ATGGCTCACCTGACGGCACTACTCCTCGCGTCCGTTCTCGTCTTCGTCTTGAGCGCGACACCCACGCTGAGCATTATCACTGGCGGAGGCGGTGCGACAGCGAGGCAGAGTACCAGCCTCAACCATGGAGCCGCTCGAACTTACGTAGTGCTCGTCGAGCCTCCGGCGCACGCGCACCACGCCGACGAAGCCGCGCACCGGAGATGGCACAAGTCGTTCCTGCGGCCGGGGTCGCGCCCTGGCAGGACGGCCGGCGGCGACGCACCGACCATTCGCCACTCGTACACGGGCGTGTTTTCCGGCTTCGCCGCAAAGCTGACGGAGGACGAGCTCGCAGCGGTGTCCAGGAAGCGCGGGTTCGTGCGCGCCTTCCCGGAGCGGAGGGTGCCGCTGATGACGACGCGCACGCCGGGGTTCCTCGGCCTGGACGCCAAGCGAGGCGTCTGGAACGCCACAAACTACGGCGAGGGCGTCATCGTCGGGTTGCTCGACACCGGCATCGCCGCCTCGCACCCTTCGTTTGGAGACGAGGGcatgccgccgccgcctgccAGGTGGAAGGGCAAGTGCCAGGCCCCCGTGCGTTGCAACAACAAGCTCGTCGGCCTGGTGTCGCTCATGAGCGGCAACGACACCACCGACGCCGTCGGGCACGGGACGCACACGGCAGGCACCGCGGCGGGCCACTTCGTGGACGGCGTCTCGGCGTTCGGCCTCGGCAGGGGCACCGCCGCCGGGATCGCGCCGGGCGCGCACCTGGCCATGTACAAGGTATGCGACGGCGAAGGATGCTTCGAGTCCGACATACTGGCCGGGATGGACGCGGCGGTGAAGGACGGCGTGGACGTGCTGTCGCTCTCCCTCGGCGGCCCCTCCATACCATTGGACAAGGACCTGATCGCGATCGGCGCGTTCGGGGTAATGTCCAAGGGCGTCCTCGTGGTGTGCGCCGGCGGTAACAGCGGCCCGACGCCCTCCACGCTGTCAAACGAGGCGCCGTGGATATTGACCGTGGGGGCCGGGTCGGTGGACCGGAGCTACCGAGCCACCGTGCGGCTCGGCGACGGGGAGGCGTTCGACGGCGAGTCGCTGACGCAGGACAAGCGCTTCAGCGCCAAGGCGTACCCGCTCTACTACCCTCAGGGCACCAGCTACTGCGACTACTTCGACGGCGTCAACATCACCGGCAAGGTGGTCGTGTGCGACACCGAGACGCCGTTGCCTCCGCTGAACTCGATCCAGGCGGTCCAGGCGGCAGGCGGCGCCGGAGTGGTGTTCATCAACGAAGCCGACTTCGGGTACACCATCGTGGTAGAGAAGTATTATAACCTCCCAATGTCACAGGTGACCGCGACCGACGGCGCCAAGATCATGGGCTACGCCAGGGTGGGCTCGACGGCGGCCGCCCACACCGCAACGATACTGTTCAACAGCTCGATTGTTCACGTGAAGCCGGCGCCCATCGTCGCGGCCTTCTCGTCCCGCGGGCCGAACGCGGCCAGCCCCGGCGTGCTCAAGCCCGACATCATGGCGCCGGGGCTCAACATCCTCGCCGCGTGGCCGTCGATGGTGCCTATCGGTGGCACGGAGTCGTACAGCTACAACGTTGCCTCCGGCACGTCCATGGCCGCGCCGCACGTCACCGGCATCGTGGCGCTCGTGAAGAAGGCGCACCCGGAGTGGTCGCCGTCGGCGGTCAAGTCGGCCATCATGACCACGTCCAGCACCGCCGACAACGCGGGGCACCCCATCATGGACGAAGAGCACCGGAAGGCGAGCTTCTACTCGATCGGCGCCGGCCACGTGGACGCGGCGAAGGTCGTGGACCCGGGCCTGGTCTACGACCTCGACGTCGGCGACTACAGCGCCTACATCTGCGGGCTGCTCGGTGAGCCGGCCATGAAGACTATTACGGGCAACAGCAGCTTGACGTGCGCGGCGGTGGGGTCCATACCAGAGGCGCAGCTGAACTACCCGGCGATACTGGTGCCACTCTCCGAGAAGCCGTTCAAGGCGAAGCGGACGGTGACAAACGTGGGGCCGGCGATGTCGACGTACACCGCTCACCTGGACGTGCCCGGGTGGCTCAAGGTGAAGGTGGAGCCAGAGGCGCTGGAGTTCACGTCGGCGATGGAGAAGAAGACATTCACGGTGACCGTGAGCAGCAGGGGAGGCGACGCCGACGCCGGGCAGCTGGCAGAGGGGAGCCTACGCTGGGTGTCTGAAGATCACGTGGTGCGGAGCCCGATCATCGCGGACGCCAGGGTTGTCCCGACATGA